From one Dama dama isolate Ldn47 chromosome 4, ASM3311817v1, whole genome shotgun sequence genomic stretch:
- the PPP6R1 gene encoding serine/threonine-protein phosphatase 6 regulatory subunit 1 isoform X3: MRVAARDEGAMFWKFDLHTSSHLDALLEREDLSLPELLDEEDVLQECKVVNRKLLDFLLQPLHLQAMVAWVTQEPPASGEERLRYKYPSVACEILTSDVPQINDALGADESLLHRLYGFLQSSGSLNPLLASFFSKVMGVLINRKTDQLVSFLRKKDDFVDLLLQHIGTSAIMDLLLRLLTCVERPQLRQDVVNWLNEEKIVQRLIEQIHPSKDDNQHSNASQSLCDIIRLSREQMIQVQDSPEPDQLLTTLEKQETIEQLLSNMLEGERNPSVLVSGIQVLLTLLEPRRPRSESVTVNNFFSSVDGQLELLAQATLDGAVSSAGALHALRPRLSCFHQLLLEPPELEPLRTTWGSLAPPLGNTRLHVVKLLASALSANDAALTQELLALDVPNTMLDLFFHYVFNNFLHAQVEVCVSTMLSSGPPADSGSDIPSENPVVKHLLQRCRLVERILTSWEENDRVQSAGGPRKGYMGHLTSVANALVQNSEKGPNAEQLQQLLKELPQEQRERWEAFVSGPLAETNKKNTVDLVNTHHLHSSSDDEDDRLKEFNFPEEAVLQQAFMDFQMQRMTSAFIDHFGFNDEEFGEQEESVNAPFDKTASITFSLSADDDNPNANLLEICYKDRIQQFDDDEEEDEEEGQGSGESDGEDSAWQGGQLARAGRLGQPSGVRSRGSTDSEEEDDDEDEDEDGQARGRPGPPCYPSTGRQPPGPSWTAAFDPVPTDGPAGPQDCRDREPRGEHLDLPAPSPAGPATPSTLQLRLLLLPARSQDPAPHSAPQEATDGSKAAEPAAPCQALLSVGDLQAGLRGTRSTPSSLDSATRDPATSVPAPGAHQPPQPPEGEKSPESSGLPQSQSALVLQPLPMPNGSAPGGPAAPGSQ, encoded by the exons ATGCGGGTTGCCGCGAGAGATGAG GGCGCCATGTTTTGGAAGTTTGACCTGCACACGAGCTCGCACCTCGACGCGCTGCTGGAGCGGGAGGACCTCAGCCTGCCCGAGCTGCTGGACGAGGAGGACGTGCTGCAGGAGTGCAAGGTCGTCAACCGCAAGCTGCTGGACTTCCTGCTGCAGCCGCTGCACCTGCAGGCCATGGTGGCCTGGGTCACCCAGGAGCCGCCGGCCAGCGGCGAGGAGCGGCTGCGCTACAA GTACCCCAGCGTGGCCTGCGAGATCCTGACGTCGGACGTGCCCCAGATCAACGACGCGCTAGGGGCGGACGAGTCCCTGCTGCACCGCCTCTACGGCTTCTTGCAGAGCAGCGGCAGCCTCAACCCGTTGTTGGCCAGCTTCTTCAGCAAGGTCATGGGCGTCCTCATCAACCGCAAGACTGACCAG CTCGTGTCCTTCCTGCGGAAGAAGGACGACTTCGTGGACCTGCTGCTGCAGCACATCGGCACCTCGGCCATCATGGACCTGCTGCTGCGCCTCCTCACCTGCGTGGAACGGCCGCAGTTGAGGCAGGACGTGGTCAAT TGGCTCAACGAGGAGAAGATCGTCCAGAGGCTCATCGAGCAGATCCACCCGTCGAAGGACGACAAT caaCATTCCAACGCGTCCCAGTCCCTGTGCGACATCATCCGCCTGAGCCGGGAGCAGATGATCCAAGTGCAGGACAGCCCAGAGCCCGACCAGCTGCTGACCACCCTGGAGAA GCAGGAGACCATTGAGCAGCTCCTGAGCAACATGCTGGAGGGGGAGCGCAACCCATCCGTCCTCGTGAGTGGGATCCAGGTGCTGCTGACGCTACTGGagcccaggaggcccag GTCTGAGTCTGTGACCGTGAACAACTTCTTCAGCAGCGTGGATGGGCAGCTGGAGCTCCTGGCCCAGGCAACCCTGGATGGCGCCGTGTCCAGTGCGGGGGCCCTGCACGCCCTGCGCCCGCGTCTTAGCTGCTTCCACCAGCTCCTGCTGGAGCCGCCTGAG CTGGAGCCGCTGCGCACGACGTGGGGTAGCCTGGCCCCACCCCTGGGCAACACGAGATTGCATGTGGTCAAGCTGCTGGCCAGCGCCCTGAGCGCCAATGATGCTGCCCTGACCCAGGAGCTCCTGGCCCTGGATGTGCCCAACACCATGCTG GACCTCTTCTTCCACTACGTGTTCAACAACTTCTTGCATGCCCAAGTGGAGGTGTGCGTGAGCACGATGCTGAGCTCTGGGCCCCCTGCTGACAGCGGCTCAGACATACCCTCGGAGAACCCTGTCGTGAAACAC ctGCTGCAGCGCTGCCGCCTGGTGGAGCGCATCCTGACCTCCTGGGAGGAGAACGACCGCGTGCA GTCCGCAGGGGGCCCTCGGAAAGGCTACATGGGCCATTTGACGAGCGTGGCCAACGCCCTGGTGCAGAACTCGGAGAAGGGGCCCAATGCagagcagctgcagcagctcctGAAGG AGCTGCCGCAGGAGCAGCGGGAGCGCTGGGAGGCCTTCGTGTCGGGCCCCCTGGCGGAGACCAACAAAAAGAACACGGTAGACCTG gTGAACACGCACCACCTGCACTCCTCCAGCGACGACGAGGATGACAGGCTCAAGGAGTTCAACTTCCCGGAGGAGGCGGTGCTGCAGCAG GCCTTCATGGACTTCCAGATGCAGCGCATGACCTCGGCCTTCATCGACCACTTCGGCTTCAACGACGAGGAGTTcggggagcaggaggagagtgTGAA TGCGCCTTTCGACAAGACGGCCAGCATCACCTTCTCCCTGAGCGCAGACGATGACAAC CCCAACGCCAACCTACTGGAGATCTGCTACAAGGACCGCATCCAGCAGTTCGACGATGACgaggaggaggacgaggaggagggCCAGGGCTCTGGGGAGTCTGACGGggaggacagtgcctggcagggCGGCCAGCTGGCCAGGGCGGGCCGCCTGGGCCAGCCCTCGGGCGTGCG GAGCCGGGGCAGCACGGACAGCGAGGAGGAGGACGACGACGAGGACGAAGACGAGGACGGCCAGGCCCGCGGCAGGCCCGGGCCCCCCTGCTACCCCAGCACCGGCCGCCAGCCTCCGG gccccagctggACAGCTGCTTTTGACCCAGTGCCTACGGATGGCCCGGCCGGCCCCCAGGACTGCAGGGACAGGGAGCCCCGCGGGGAGCATCTGGACCTCCCGGCCCCGAGCCCGGCTGGCCCTGCGACCCCCAGCACCCTGCAGCTCAG gctcctcctcttgcctGCTAGGTCTCAGGATCCCGCCCCCCACTCCGCACCTCAGGAAGCCACAGACGGCAGCAAAGCAGCGGAGCCCGCGG CCCCCTGCCAGGCCCTGCTCAGCGTCGGGGACCTCCAGGCCGGCCTCAGAGGGACGCGCTCCACCCCTAGCTCCTTGGACAG TGCAACCAGAGACCCTGCTACCTCTGTCCCGGCCCCCGGGGCCCACcagcccccccagcccccagagGGGGAGAAGAGCCCAGAGTCCTCGGGGCTTCCCCAAAGCCAGAG TGCCCTGGTCCTCCAGCCGCTCCCGATGCCCAACGGCTCTGCCCCAGGAGGCCCGGCAGCCCCGGGCTCCCA GTGA
- the PPP6R1 gene encoding serine/threonine-protein phosphatase 6 regulatory subunit 1 isoform X2 encodes MRVAARDEGLPAPEKGRWCPRPENHAVKPETRGDGAELAQREGAMFWKFDLHTSSHLDALLEREDLSLPELLDEEDVLQECKVVNRKLLDFLLQPLHLQAMVAWVTQEPPASGEERLRYKYPSVACEILTSDVPQINDALGADESLLHRLYGFLQSSGSLNPLLASFFSKVMGVLINRKTDQLVSFLRKKDDFVDLLLQHIGTSAIMDLLLRLLTCVERPQLRQDVVNWLNEEKIVQRLIEQIHPSKDDNQHSNASQSLCDIIRLSREQMIQVQDSPEPDQLLTTLEKQETIEQLLSNMLEGERNPSVLVSGIQVLLTLLEPRRPRSESVTVNNFFSSVDGQLELLAQATLDGAVSSAGALHALRPRLSCFHQLLLEPPELEPLRTTWGSLAPPLGNTRLHVVKLLASALSANDAALTQELLALDVPNTMLDLFFHYVFNNFLHAQVEVCVSTMLSSGPPADSGSDIPSENPVVKHLLQRCRLVERILTSWEENDRVQSAGGPRKGYMGHLTSVANALVQNSEKGPNAEQLQQLLKELPQEQRERWEAFVSGPLAETNKKNTVDLVNTHHLHSSSDDEDDRLKEFNFPEEAVLQQAFMDFQMQRMTSAFIDHFGFNDEEFGEQEESVNAPFDKTASITFSLSADDDNPNANLLEICYKDRIQQFDDDEEEDEEEGQGSGESDGEDSAWQGGQLARAGRLGQPSGVRSRGSTDSEEEDDDEDEDEDGQARGRPGPPCYPSTGRQPPGPSWTAAFDPVPTDGPAGPQDCRDREPRGEHLDLPAPSPAGPATPSTLQLRLLLLPARSQDPAPHSAPQEATDGSKAAEPAAPCQALLSVGDLQAGLRGTRSTPSSLDSATRDPATSVPAPGAHQPPQPPEGEKSPESSGLPQSQSALVLQPLPMPNGSAPGGPAAPGSQ; translated from the exons ATGCGGGTTGCCGCGAGAGATGAG GGGCTGCCGGCTCCCGAGAAGGGCCGCTGGTGTCCGAGGCCTGAGAACCACGCAGTGAAGCCGGAAACCCGGGGCGATGGTGCGGAGCTGGCGCAGAGAGAG GGCGCCATGTTTTGGAAGTTTGACCTGCACACGAGCTCGCACCTCGACGCGCTGCTGGAGCGGGAGGACCTCAGCCTGCCCGAGCTGCTGGACGAGGAGGACGTGCTGCAGGAGTGCAAGGTCGTCAACCGCAAGCTGCTGGACTTCCTGCTGCAGCCGCTGCACCTGCAGGCCATGGTGGCCTGGGTCACCCAGGAGCCGCCGGCCAGCGGCGAGGAGCGGCTGCGCTACAA GTACCCCAGCGTGGCCTGCGAGATCCTGACGTCGGACGTGCCCCAGATCAACGACGCGCTAGGGGCGGACGAGTCCCTGCTGCACCGCCTCTACGGCTTCTTGCAGAGCAGCGGCAGCCTCAACCCGTTGTTGGCCAGCTTCTTCAGCAAGGTCATGGGCGTCCTCATCAACCGCAAGACTGACCAG CTCGTGTCCTTCCTGCGGAAGAAGGACGACTTCGTGGACCTGCTGCTGCAGCACATCGGCACCTCGGCCATCATGGACCTGCTGCTGCGCCTCCTCACCTGCGTGGAACGGCCGCAGTTGAGGCAGGACGTGGTCAAT TGGCTCAACGAGGAGAAGATCGTCCAGAGGCTCATCGAGCAGATCCACCCGTCGAAGGACGACAAT caaCATTCCAACGCGTCCCAGTCCCTGTGCGACATCATCCGCCTGAGCCGGGAGCAGATGATCCAAGTGCAGGACAGCCCAGAGCCCGACCAGCTGCTGACCACCCTGGAGAA GCAGGAGACCATTGAGCAGCTCCTGAGCAACATGCTGGAGGGGGAGCGCAACCCATCCGTCCTCGTGAGTGGGATCCAGGTGCTGCTGACGCTACTGGagcccaggaggcccag GTCTGAGTCTGTGACCGTGAACAACTTCTTCAGCAGCGTGGATGGGCAGCTGGAGCTCCTGGCCCAGGCAACCCTGGATGGCGCCGTGTCCAGTGCGGGGGCCCTGCACGCCCTGCGCCCGCGTCTTAGCTGCTTCCACCAGCTCCTGCTGGAGCCGCCTGAG CTGGAGCCGCTGCGCACGACGTGGGGTAGCCTGGCCCCACCCCTGGGCAACACGAGATTGCATGTGGTCAAGCTGCTGGCCAGCGCCCTGAGCGCCAATGATGCTGCCCTGACCCAGGAGCTCCTGGCCCTGGATGTGCCCAACACCATGCTG GACCTCTTCTTCCACTACGTGTTCAACAACTTCTTGCATGCCCAAGTGGAGGTGTGCGTGAGCACGATGCTGAGCTCTGGGCCCCCTGCTGACAGCGGCTCAGACATACCCTCGGAGAACCCTGTCGTGAAACAC ctGCTGCAGCGCTGCCGCCTGGTGGAGCGCATCCTGACCTCCTGGGAGGAGAACGACCGCGTGCA GTCCGCAGGGGGCCCTCGGAAAGGCTACATGGGCCATTTGACGAGCGTGGCCAACGCCCTGGTGCAGAACTCGGAGAAGGGGCCCAATGCagagcagctgcagcagctcctGAAGG AGCTGCCGCAGGAGCAGCGGGAGCGCTGGGAGGCCTTCGTGTCGGGCCCCCTGGCGGAGACCAACAAAAAGAACACGGTAGACCTG gTGAACACGCACCACCTGCACTCCTCCAGCGACGACGAGGATGACAGGCTCAAGGAGTTCAACTTCCCGGAGGAGGCGGTGCTGCAGCAG GCCTTCATGGACTTCCAGATGCAGCGCATGACCTCGGCCTTCATCGACCACTTCGGCTTCAACGACGAGGAGTTcggggagcaggaggagagtgTGAA TGCGCCTTTCGACAAGACGGCCAGCATCACCTTCTCCCTGAGCGCAGACGATGACAAC CCCAACGCCAACCTACTGGAGATCTGCTACAAGGACCGCATCCAGCAGTTCGACGATGACgaggaggaggacgaggaggagggCCAGGGCTCTGGGGAGTCTGACGGggaggacagtgcctggcagggCGGCCAGCTGGCCAGGGCGGGCCGCCTGGGCCAGCCCTCGGGCGTGCG GAGCCGGGGCAGCACGGACAGCGAGGAGGAGGACGACGACGAGGACGAAGACGAGGACGGCCAGGCCCGCGGCAGGCCCGGGCCCCCCTGCTACCCCAGCACCGGCCGCCAGCCTCCGG gccccagctggACAGCTGCTTTTGACCCAGTGCCTACGGATGGCCCGGCCGGCCCCCAGGACTGCAGGGACAGGGAGCCCCGCGGGGAGCATCTGGACCTCCCGGCCCCGAGCCCGGCTGGCCCTGCGACCCCCAGCACCCTGCAGCTCAG gctcctcctcttgcctGCTAGGTCTCAGGATCCCGCCCCCCACTCCGCACCTCAGGAAGCCACAGACGGCAGCAAAGCAGCGGAGCCCGCGG CCCCCTGCCAGGCCCTGCTCAGCGTCGGGGACCTCCAGGCCGGCCTCAGAGGGACGCGCTCCACCCCTAGCTCCTTGGACAG TGCAACCAGAGACCCTGCTACCTCTGTCCCGGCCCCCGGGGCCCACcagcccccccagcccccagagGGGGAGAAGAGCCCAGAGTCCTCGGGGCTTCCCCAAAGCCAGAG TGCCCTGGTCCTCCAGCCGCTCCCGATGCCCAACGGCTCTGCCCCAGGAGGCCCGGCAGCCCCGGGCTCCCA GTGA
- the PPP6R1 gene encoding serine/threonine-protein phosphatase 6 regulatory subunit 1 isoform X4, with protein sequence MFWKFDLHTSSHLDALLEREDLSLPELLDEEDVLQECKVVNRKLLDFLLQPLHLQAMVAWVTQEPPASGEERLRYKYPSVACEILTSDVPQINDALGADESLLHRLYGFLQSSGSLNPLLASFFSKVMGVLINRKTDQLVSFLRKKDDFVDLLLQHIGTSAIMDLLLRLLTCVERPQLRQDVVNWLNEEKIVQRLIEQIHPSKDDNQHSNASQSLCDIIRLSREQMIQVQDSPEPDQLLTTLEKQETIEQLLSNMLEGERNPSVLVSGIQVLLTLLEPRRPRSESVTVNNFFSSVDGQLELLAQATLDGAVSSAGALHALRPRLSCFHQLLLEPPELEPLRTTWGSLAPPLGNTRLHVVKLLASALSANDAALTQELLALDVPNTMLDLFFHYVFNNFLHAQVEVCVSTMLSSGPPADSGSDIPSENPVVKHLLQRCRLVERILTSWEENDRVQSAGGPRKGYMGHLTSVANALVQNSEKGPNAEQLQQLLKELPQEQRERWEAFVSGPLAETNKKNTVDLVNTHHLHSSSDDEDDRLKEFNFPEEAVLQQAFMDFQMQRMTSAFIDHFGFNDEEFGEQEESVNAPFDKTASITFSLSADDDNPNANLLEICYKDRIQQFDDDEEEDEEEGQGSGESDGEDSAWQGGQLARAGRLGQPSGVRSRGSTDSEEEDDDEDEDEDGQARGRPGPPCYPSTGRQPPGPSWTAAFDPVPTDGPAGPQDCRDREPRGEHLDLPAPSPAGPATPSTLQLRLLLLPARSQDPAPHSAPQEATDGSKAAEPAAPCQALLSVGDLQAGLRGTRSTPSSLDSATRDPATSVPAPGAHQPPQPPEGEKSPESSGLPQSQSALVLQPLPMPNGSAPGGPAAPGSQ encoded by the exons ATGTTTTGGAAGTTTGACCTGCACACGAGCTCGCACCTCGACGCGCTGCTGGAGCGGGAGGACCTCAGCCTGCCCGAGCTGCTGGACGAGGAGGACGTGCTGCAGGAGTGCAAGGTCGTCAACCGCAAGCTGCTGGACTTCCTGCTGCAGCCGCTGCACCTGCAGGCCATGGTGGCCTGGGTCACCCAGGAGCCGCCGGCCAGCGGCGAGGAGCGGCTGCGCTACAA GTACCCCAGCGTGGCCTGCGAGATCCTGACGTCGGACGTGCCCCAGATCAACGACGCGCTAGGGGCGGACGAGTCCCTGCTGCACCGCCTCTACGGCTTCTTGCAGAGCAGCGGCAGCCTCAACCCGTTGTTGGCCAGCTTCTTCAGCAAGGTCATGGGCGTCCTCATCAACCGCAAGACTGACCAG CTCGTGTCCTTCCTGCGGAAGAAGGACGACTTCGTGGACCTGCTGCTGCAGCACATCGGCACCTCGGCCATCATGGACCTGCTGCTGCGCCTCCTCACCTGCGTGGAACGGCCGCAGTTGAGGCAGGACGTGGTCAAT TGGCTCAACGAGGAGAAGATCGTCCAGAGGCTCATCGAGCAGATCCACCCGTCGAAGGACGACAAT caaCATTCCAACGCGTCCCAGTCCCTGTGCGACATCATCCGCCTGAGCCGGGAGCAGATGATCCAAGTGCAGGACAGCCCAGAGCCCGACCAGCTGCTGACCACCCTGGAGAA GCAGGAGACCATTGAGCAGCTCCTGAGCAACATGCTGGAGGGGGAGCGCAACCCATCCGTCCTCGTGAGTGGGATCCAGGTGCTGCTGACGCTACTGGagcccaggaggcccag GTCTGAGTCTGTGACCGTGAACAACTTCTTCAGCAGCGTGGATGGGCAGCTGGAGCTCCTGGCCCAGGCAACCCTGGATGGCGCCGTGTCCAGTGCGGGGGCCCTGCACGCCCTGCGCCCGCGTCTTAGCTGCTTCCACCAGCTCCTGCTGGAGCCGCCTGAG CTGGAGCCGCTGCGCACGACGTGGGGTAGCCTGGCCCCACCCCTGGGCAACACGAGATTGCATGTGGTCAAGCTGCTGGCCAGCGCCCTGAGCGCCAATGATGCTGCCCTGACCCAGGAGCTCCTGGCCCTGGATGTGCCCAACACCATGCTG GACCTCTTCTTCCACTACGTGTTCAACAACTTCTTGCATGCCCAAGTGGAGGTGTGCGTGAGCACGATGCTGAGCTCTGGGCCCCCTGCTGACAGCGGCTCAGACATACCCTCGGAGAACCCTGTCGTGAAACAC ctGCTGCAGCGCTGCCGCCTGGTGGAGCGCATCCTGACCTCCTGGGAGGAGAACGACCGCGTGCA GTCCGCAGGGGGCCCTCGGAAAGGCTACATGGGCCATTTGACGAGCGTGGCCAACGCCCTGGTGCAGAACTCGGAGAAGGGGCCCAATGCagagcagctgcagcagctcctGAAGG AGCTGCCGCAGGAGCAGCGGGAGCGCTGGGAGGCCTTCGTGTCGGGCCCCCTGGCGGAGACCAACAAAAAGAACACGGTAGACCTG gTGAACACGCACCACCTGCACTCCTCCAGCGACGACGAGGATGACAGGCTCAAGGAGTTCAACTTCCCGGAGGAGGCGGTGCTGCAGCAG GCCTTCATGGACTTCCAGATGCAGCGCATGACCTCGGCCTTCATCGACCACTTCGGCTTCAACGACGAGGAGTTcggggagcaggaggagagtgTGAA TGCGCCTTTCGACAAGACGGCCAGCATCACCTTCTCCCTGAGCGCAGACGATGACAAC CCCAACGCCAACCTACTGGAGATCTGCTACAAGGACCGCATCCAGCAGTTCGACGATGACgaggaggaggacgaggaggagggCCAGGGCTCTGGGGAGTCTGACGGggaggacagtgcctggcagggCGGCCAGCTGGCCAGGGCGGGCCGCCTGGGCCAGCCCTCGGGCGTGCG GAGCCGGGGCAGCACGGACAGCGAGGAGGAGGACGACGACGAGGACGAAGACGAGGACGGCCAGGCCCGCGGCAGGCCCGGGCCCCCCTGCTACCCCAGCACCGGCCGCCAGCCTCCGG gccccagctggACAGCTGCTTTTGACCCAGTGCCTACGGATGGCCCGGCCGGCCCCCAGGACTGCAGGGACAGGGAGCCCCGCGGGGAGCATCTGGACCTCCCGGCCCCGAGCCCGGCTGGCCCTGCGACCCCCAGCACCCTGCAGCTCAG gctcctcctcttgcctGCTAGGTCTCAGGATCCCGCCCCCCACTCCGCACCTCAGGAAGCCACAGACGGCAGCAAAGCAGCGGAGCCCGCGG CCCCCTGCCAGGCCCTGCTCAGCGTCGGGGACCTCCAGGCCGGCCTCAGAGGGACGCGCTCCACCCCTAGCTCCTTGGACAG TGCAACCAGAGACCCTGCTACCTCTGTCCCGGCCCCCGGGGCCCACcagcccccccagcccccagagGGGGAGAAGAGCCCAGAGTCCTCGGGGCTTCCCCAAAGCCAGAG TGCCCTGGTCCTCCAGCCGCTCCCGATGCCCAACGGCTCTGCCCCAGGAGGCCCGGCAGCCCCGGGCTCCCA GTGA
- the PPP6R1 gene encoding serine/threonine-protein phosphatase 6 regulatory subunit 1 isoform X1, with protein MFWKFDLHTSSHLDALLEREDLSLPELLDEEDVLQECKVVNRKLLDFLLQPLHLQAMVAWVTQEPPASGEERLRYKYPSVACEILTSDVPQINDALGADESLLHRLYGFLQSSGSLNPLLASFFSKVMGVLINRKTDQLVSFLRKKDDFVDLLLQHIGTSAIMDLLLRLLTCVERPQLRQDVVNWLNEEKIVQRLIEQIHPSKDDNQHSNASQSLCDIIRLSREQMIQVQDSPEPDQLLTTLEKQETIEQLLSNMLEGERNPSVLVSGIQVLLTLLEPRRPRSESVTVNNFFSSVDGQLELLAQATLDGAVSSAGALHALRPRLSCFHQLLLEPPELEPLRTTWGSLAPPLGNTRLHVVKLLASALSANDAALTQELLALDVPNTMLDLFFHYVFNNFLHAQVEVCVSTMLSSGPPADSGSDIPSENPVVKHLLQRCRLVERILTSWEENDRVQSAGGPRKGYMGHLTSVANALVQNSEKGPNAEQLQQLLKELPQEQRERWEAFVSGPLAETNKKNTVDLVNTHHLHSSSDDEDDRLKEFNFPEEAVLQQAFMDFQMQRMTSAFIDHFGFNDEEFGEQEESVNAPFDKTASITFSLSADDDNPNANLLEICYKDRIQQFDDDEEEDEEEGQGSGESDGEDSAWQGGQLARAGRLGQPSGVRSRGSTDSEEEDDDEDEDEDGQARGRPGPPCYPSTGRQPPGPSWTAAFDPVPTDGPAGPQDCRDREPRGEHLDLPAPSPAGPATPSTLQLRSQDPAPHSAPQEATDGSKAAEPAAPCQALLSVGDLQAGLRGTRSTPSSLDSATRDPATSVPAPGAHQPPQPPEGEKSPESSGLPQSQSALVLQPLPMPNGSAPGGPAAPGSQ; from the exons ATGTTTTGGAAGTTTGACCTGCACACGAGCTCGCACCTCGACGCGCTGCTGGAGCGGGAGGACCTCAGCCTGCCCGAGCTGCTGGACGAGGAGGACGTGCTGCAGGAGTGCAAGGTCGTCAACCGCAAGCTGCTGGACTTCCTGCTGCAGCCGCTGCACCTGCAGGCCATGGTGGCCTGGGTCACCCAGGAGCCGCCGGCCAGCGGCGAGGAGCGGCTGCGCTACAA GTACCCCAGCGTGGCCTGCGAGATCCTGACGTCGGACGTGCCCCAGATCAACGACGCGCTAGGGGCGGACGAGTCCCTGCTGCACCGCCTCTACGGCTTCTTGCAGAGCAGCGGCAGCCTCAACCCGTTGTTGGCCAGCTTCTTCAGCAAGGTCATGGGCGTCCTCATCAACCGCAAGACTGACCAG CTCGTGTCCTTCCTGCGGAAGAAGGACGACTTCGTGGACCTGCTGCTGCAGCACATCGGCACCTCGGCCATCATGGACCTGCTGCTGCGCCTCCTCACCTGCGTGGAACGGCCGCAGTTGAGGCAGGACGTGGTCAAT TGGCTCAACGAGGAGAAGATCGTCCAGAGGCTCATCGAGCAGATCCACCCGTCGAAGGACGACAAT caaCATTCCAACGCGTCCCAGTCCCTGTGCGACATCATCCGCCTGAGCCGGGAGCAGATGATCCAAGTGCAGGACAGCCCAGAGCCCGACCAGCTGCTGACCACCCTGGAGAA GCAGGAGACCATTGAGCAGCTCCTGAGCAACATGCTGGAGGGGGAGCGCAACCCATCCGTCCTCGTGAGTGGGATCCAGGTGCTGCTGACGCTACTGGagcccaggaggcccag GTCTGAGTCTGTGACCGTGAACAACTTCTTCAGCAGCGTGGATGGGCAGCTGGAGCTCCTGGCCCAGGCAACCCTGGATGGCGCCGTGTCCAGTGCGGGGGCCCTGCACGCCCTGCGCCCGCGTCTTAGCTGCTTCCACCAGCTCCTGCTGGAGCCGCCTGAG CTGGAGCCGCTGCGCACGACGTGGGGTAGCCTGGCCCCACCCCTGGGCAACACGAGATTGCATGTGGTCAAGCTGCTGGCCAGCGCCCTGAGCGCCAATGATGCTGCCCTGACCCAGGAGCTCCTGGCCCTGGATGTGCCCAACACCATGCTG GACCTCTTCTTCCACTACGTGTTCAACAACTTCTTGCATGCCCAAGTGGAGGTGTGCGTGAGCACGATGCTGAGCTCTGGGCCCCCTGCTGACAGCGGCTCAGACATACCCTCGGAGAACCCTGTCGTGAAACAC ctGCTGCAGCGCTGCCGCCTGGTGGAGCGCATCCTGACCTCCTGGGAGGAGAACGACCGCGTGCA GTCCGCAGGGGGCCCTCGGAAAGGCTACATGGGCCATTTGACGAGCGTGGCCAACGCCCTGGTGCAGAACTCGGAGAAGGGGCCCAATGCagagcagctgcagcagctcctGAAGG AGCTGCCGCAGGAGCAGCGGGAGCGCTGGGAGGCCTTCGTGTCGGGCCCCCTGGCGGAGACCAACAAAAAGAACACGGTAGACCTG gTGAACACGCACCACCTGCACTCCTCCAGCGACGACGAGGATGACAGGCTCAAGGAGTTCAACTTCCCGGAGGAGGCGGTGCTGCAGCAG GCCTTCATGGACTTCCAGATGCAGCGCATGACCTCGGCCTTCATCGACCACTTCGGCTTCAACGACGAGGAGTTcggggagcaggaggagagtgTGAA TGCGCCTTTCGACAAGACGGCCAGCATCACCTTCTCCCTGAGCGCAGACGATGACAAC CCCAACGCCAACCTACTGGAGATCTGCTACAAGGACCGCATCCAGCAGTTCGACGATGACgaggaggaggacgaggaggagggCCAGGGCTCTGGGGAGTCTGACGGggaggacagtgcctggcagggCGGCCAGCTGGCCAGGGCGGGCCGCCTGGGCCAGCCCTCGGGCGTGCG GAGCCGGGGCAGCACGGACAGCGAGGAGGAGGACGACGACGAGGACGAAGACGAGGACGGCCAGGCCCGCGGCAGGCCCGGGCCCCCCTGCTACCCCAGCACCGGCCGCCAGCCTCCGG gccccagctggACAGCTGCTTTTGACCCAGTGCCTACGGATGGCCCGGCCGGCCCCCAGGACTGCAGGGACAGGGAGCCCCGCGGGGAGCATCTGGACCTCCCGGCCCCGAGCCCGGCTGGCCCTGCGACCCCCAGCACCCTGCAGCTCAG GTCTCAGGATCCCGCCCCCCACTCCGCACCTCAGGAAGCCACAGACGGCAGCAAAGCAGCGGAGCCCGCGG CCCCCTGCCAGGCCCTGCTCAGCGTCGGGGACCTCCAGGCCGGCCTCAGAGGGACGCGCTCCACCCCTAGCTCCTTGGACAG TGCAACCAGAGACCCTGCTACCTCTGTCCCGGCCCCCGGGGCCCACcagcccccccagcccccagagGGGGAGAAGAGCCCAGAGTCCTCGGGGCTTCCCCAAAGCCAGAG TGCCCTGGTCCTCCAGCCGCTCCCGATGCCCAACGGCTCTGCCCCAGGAGGCCCGGCAGCCCCGGGCTCCCA GTGA